The DNA segment TCTCGATgtgttttctgggaaaatttggtGATTGTTCTGAACAAGGTAAGGCTTTAGAtgtatctagagagaaattcataaTGGATCAAGAAAATTACCTAGAGCTAGCAGAGATAGCTGCAAAGGTTTtttttcagataaggaaattgagaaAATTTAGAGCCTCTAAGGTTGCTGCCGGTGAAGAATGGAAAGTTGATTACCAAATAGTCGTTCCTCCGAATTACAGTCCCTCTATTTTACATTCAGCACATAACAATCCAATTAGTGCCCATTTTGGAGTCAATAAAACATTTTgcaaattaactaaacacttttattggcctgggattcattctgatgttaaagCATTTTGTAAGACTTGACGTGTGTGTCAAATTATCGGAAAACCGAACCAAAAGTTGACTAAAGCTCTCCTTGAACCCataccagccatggaagaaccATTTCATAGGGGATTAGTGGACATTGTTGGCCCATTgccaaagtcaaaaggtggaaatcagtataacttacaatcatggacagatccaataggtatcctgaggccattccgttgcggaatgtctgctctaagaatattgtaaatggatgttacaattttttttcacttgatttggattgcctaaagaggttcagtcggaccagggttcaaactTTTTGAGCAATATACTTagacaggcaatgcaggaactaggAATCAGGAAGGTAACTTCATCAACGTACCATCTTCAGAGCCAAGGGGCTGTAGAAAGGTACCATCAAACCTTAAAAACTATGttgagaaaattttgtttggagaacaaAAACGATTAggataaaggtctgcccttccttctgtttgcATCCAGAGAAATCCCTAATGAGTCATTAGGGTTTTCCCCTTTTGAGTGAgtattttgtcatcaggttagagGACCTTTTAAATTGATTAAAGATCATTGGATTAATAATGTTGAATATTCTAATAtgttggactatgtttcagatcctagggaaagaatcaggaaaacctgGGACATAGCAAGAGATAACTTAATGGAGGCTCAGCAGAAGATgtaaaaatattatgatttagaaGCCAAAAAAGTTGACTACAAACCAGGAGATGAAGTATTGGTATTCCTTCCAGTAGCAGGTCAGCCATTACATGCAAAGTTTTCTGGgccttacataatagaaaagaaggtaggaaatacgGATTATGTTGTTATTAAtccagataggagaaggaaaaagaggttgtgccatgataatatgttaaagccatatttttcaaggacgccaaagccagtcttgttgaatataaagttaaataataatagtaatcaagagaaacttaaacttgagactgaagttgaagactggcctatttcaaattcagaggctttaaggaatttgaagaataaattggttcatcttgatgaaagtCGAGGTCCGGAGTTAAGCgatttattctacgattataaagatgtattttcagatgttccgggcaggacctgctcattacaacatgatgttgatgttggcaatTCAAATCCTATTAAACAGCACCTATATCGCTTAAGTCCACAAAAGGCAGAGATTGTTGAACGGAAAGTAAAATATATGCTCGATCATAAATTAATTAAACATAGTAGTAGGGAGTTGAGTTCCCCTGtagtacttgtcaaaaaaaaaaattatgttcaatACCGTTTATGTTTTGATTACAGAAAAGTAAATGATGTCACCATGATAGGTTCATTTCCCAAATATGACTGTATTTATCGCATTTGAAAGGACATATTTTTCAGCAAGTTTGACATggtgaagggttattggcaggaacaataatcagagattaacaagATGGAGTCCATTTTTATAACCTTACGATTTCAACATCCTACATATCAAAGGGAAGGAGAAGGTCATTCCGGATGCATTGTCAAGGATGTGACttgctttattttttttacctgatttttgttcgatgcaaaatatatattacatatatatttttcctttttttaggtgGGAGGTGTAATATAAATAAGTAATTCTGTTTTAAATAGTTCTGGAAAGAGATTATCCAAATgtcagttaactacttgttccccatttatTGGCAGGAACGAAAATTTCGGAAGTCACGTCACAGCAAGGGGAATTATGGTCGGCAATGAGAAGGTGTCtttcttcaaggaaggtcactgatacgttTGAGAGATACATTGTTGGATCCAGTGTTTAGCCGTTGagttggagcaatcaattccgttcccattgGATGGTTGTGGCTTTATGAAAAGCAGCGttggccctctcgagttacgttggtgtggcctgtttagatgTGGTAATTTccggagtgtggcttcattcctggattgtgatTTCCAGGTGTATTTTCGTATCGGTGCTGAAGAAGAGCCTCTCGCTCAAGAAATTGTTTTTGAATACTCCCTATTCACTcagagacctctagaactgctcgTTTGAATGttagctaagttttgttttatcatatttattagttatttttccataaatattatctgagctcttagataccagtcgtatctgcaagtgtttgttatttaagcataataaaaatgtTTTGAAGGGTTGTTTTGTGTGTAGTTCTCCTCCTCacaattaaacctgtttttaagtATGTATTGTGGtagttcatgatgtggacatcgtaacaccACAAGAAAAAGTTGATAGCTATCAGACAAGAATTTCATATCCCATGTTCTCCACAGACAACCAGGTGTAGAATGAGGCAGTACGTGATCCGCTGGCCTGTTACAGAACGGAACAATGAAATCATTCTGAGCTTCACTCTGTAATATATAGGTGACGATATCAATTATCATAAAAACGTAATCTTTAGTGGAGAAATTAACTTTAGGGGATGCCAGAAATATGCATAGATTGTGGAGACAGGAGCAAGGGATGGTTGGCGATGCATTGAAAAAAGATATGAAGATAGcaatattcaggagagagagaaaggatcTGGAGTGTTGGGATAAGCTACATAGGCTGGATATCGAGTTACACACAGGGGATCTGGTAAATGTGAATGGTACTTTGAACGCCGGCGAATATGAATTTCTTTTAGAATGTGATGCTGCTAATAGGATAGGTCATGGCAATCTCTGTGTCcaagaaaataatcaaatatagcccACATTGTGACCAAGTGATTCATGAGGCAATCTGAAATTCAGTCAATGGACATACCTGCCAAAGGGTGTTATATCAACCCCGTAGAAAAATAAAGGTACATAATGGAACAGGAAATAGGGATGGACCCAATTGGATAATAAGACGCTGTTAAGCAAACAGTGAAAATGATATGAGAATTATCTGATGCCGTCAAAACATTTCTTAGGGGCTTAGTGATTGGACCTGTTTTGAAATAAAGATATAGTTACACAAATATGAGTAATCCTACTTGTAATATTTTTGAAGATGCACAATTAGTAATTAACCTACATCACCTATAGTCCGTAATTTTTCAGTATTTTAAAGTTCATTATGATTCTTGTAATGCATACGATTAAATTGCTATTCAATAGTTATTTTTGCATGAAACATAAAATGGGTCCAATTAAATAGTTATCTatgttgtttatttgttattatcatattCAATATAACATAAAATGCAACTATCTGGACTGTTGACCATGCTAGAAACAAATATCAGTATCTCAACTAAGATATGACATACATGCTAATGCTATACCATCTAAGATATCATAGAATAATAGAATAGTAACATTGTATATATGTAGCtttgatgactaataaaaacaaaagctaTGTGTGGAGACACTAGATAGGTATTAACGGAAAACGGAGATGAATATAACTAACTTTATATAGACGGAGCATCATTATGTATACATACCGTTCCAGAAGAAACTGCATGAAAATCCAAATACAACAAAACAAGCATATACAGACATTAAAAAGTTATCAGTGGGATAGTAGAGCTGtaacgacaataaaaaaaaaataataacaccgCTACATTATATGAGCATGTGTGATACTCATGCAGTACACGGATTCCCCATAAATGGACATATAtctgaaatagggcaccctgctcttcaGAGGCGTACAGAAGGtggatcatctggcaggagatatgcaggtttcagACAATGAATGGAGACCTTATCCTCTTTGCCATGTAAGTTCAGGAGGAATGCTTTAGGAGTATGAAGGATCACAAAGAAGAGGAACGTGTCAGGGAGCAATAACCTTGGCTTGCTATTGTCGTTTCGCAAGATATGCCGAGTGCAGATCTTTAagcatgtgttgcttagctggtggcttgtaagtctgaaggcattgagtaaattttcccaaaacatgtaggcactggagattacAGGATGAGATagtagagaaaaaaatattggcAGGAACGACCAagagttgccatacaccatttcagctgtcgagataTCCAGGGAGCTTTTAGGAGTAGGTTTAGTgttaggaggacccagggaagctgggtaaaccagtttgaAACCTTATGAAgcgacatcaaagctactttaagGGTACTGGGAAAACTTTCAACTataccgttggcagcagggttgtacgCCGTTGTCTGTTGAAAGGTGATATTCAAGAGATTCTCTAAGGATTTCCTTAATAGAGAGATGAAAGTGGTtacactgtcagaagtaatatgctcagggatacaaaatatCACAATCCAatttgagagtaaggcagatgtatatgaggtagACATTACAGTTTCCGTGGGAAAGCCTTCAGGTCAACAAGTGGAGTGGTGAATGATAGTAAACAGGtagcaatgtccttgtgatgtggttaggggaCCTAAAGTATCAACATGGATGTTAGCAGAGCGCCGCTTAGGTGAAGGAAAGAAGccaactcctgaatccatgtgtcaatgtaattTTGAGGCTTGGCTTGAAGTATAGGCATGCACCCAATCATTCGCTTCCTTAGTAATTCGATGCCAAATTAACTTTGTCTTTAGTAGTTGCTCAGTAAAACAGCGCAAGGGGTGTGGAAgcccatgaataaaatcaaatatCTGTAGGCACATGGGAAAAGGAATTCATGATCTAGGTCTACCTTTAAATCTTATGCGGTTTGGAGACAGTGAGCAAAATCCGCGACCAGTgtatcctatattttctatattcgtggtcctcatgcaaatattcaagaacttGCAATTGTTTCCAGACAGTAGGGTATTCTTTTGTgcccagaaactttggtttctattatgaggtactcatctgagctccttataacttgttttaagaagccaataatgttgaaacgtgatgtcattCCTTGATCCAtaggaatggcagtgtatattaggactgaatacctggcttcccataagtcctgctatgaatatggttgttatgagattcagataataaaagtttgtggcacgcataaaaacttttatttgtgttcgatataccggaatccagacatggatgattctatctttgatcatcatcttaccactatggctaagatacaagaagatgatagacagGCCTCATTGGTCTTGGATGGTGAtttaaatgctcaccatagggagtggttaaattatgcttctcctaccaatcgccatggcttaagagctttagaatttggGTCAGAGTCCGGCTGTGAGAAAACTATAGATGaagatactcacaggtctggtaactgcttgtacttgtgtacaccgactcccctggcgttataacaattaAGATTGGTTATA comes from the Palaemon carinicauda isolate YSFRI2023 chromosome 16, ASM3689809v2, whole genome shotgun sequence genome and includes:
- the LOC137655426 gene encoding uncharacterized protein, with translation MSTSYTSALLSNWIVIFCIPEHITSDSVTTFISLLRKSLENLLNITFQQTTAYNPAANAEMVYGNSWSFLPIFFSLLSHPVISSAYMFWENLLNAFRLTSHQLSNTCLKICTRHILRNDNSKPRLLLPDTFLFFVILHTPKAFLLNLHGKEDKVSIHCLKPAYLLPDDPPSASGSRTASFYTWLSVENMGYEILV